The genome window TCATCGGCCTAGAAACGGCGGGTGCATATGGTTTGTTCATCAATCACCCTGGAGCCAGTTTCTTTGATCTGGGCAGCCGTAACCCAAACGTTATGGCTTTCGGTGCCGCCCAAGCCTGCTTAGATTGTTTCTTCCTTCCTGGCCCCTCCATCAAGGAAGTGGTGGAGAAATACACCAGCCTCACCGGGCGGATGCCCCTCCCTCCCCTGTGGAGCTTGGGTTTTCACTTGAGCAAATGGAGCTACTTCCCCCAGGCCAAGGTATATCAAATCGCAAAGCTCTTACGGGGAAAGAAAATACCGGCAGATGCAGTTTTCCTCGACATCGACTACATGGACGGGTTTAGAGTCTTTACCTTCGATAGGACCTCCTTTCCCGAGCCGGACCAATTGACCACGGATCTTTACCAAAAAGGGCTTAAGCTGGTCCCTATCATCGACCCCGGGGTCAAGAAGGATCCAGGCTACCCCATTTACCGGGAGGGGCTAGAGAAAGACTATTTCGTGAAGATGGAAACGGGAGAAGTTTTCGTAGGTCGGGTATGGCCCAAAGATACCGTCTTTCCCGATTTTTGCCGGCCCGAGGTCCGGGCCTGGTGGGCCGGCCTGACCAGGGACTTCGTCCGCCGGTATGGCTTGGCGGGAATCTGGAACGACATGAATGAGCCTTCGGAGTTTAGCAACCCTTACGGAACCCTTCCTGATTCCGCCTGCCATAGGTTAGATGGACGGGAGGTCCCCCACCGCCTGGTGCACAACATCTACGGCCTATTCCATAATCAGGCTACCTTTGAAGGCTTGCAGCAGGCAAACCTGCGCCAGCGCCCCTTTATCCTCTCCCGCTCTGGGTTTGCCGGCGTCCAGCGCTATGCGGCAGTATGGACCGGCGATAACCGTAGCCGGTTCGAGCATCTGGCCCTGGCCATCCCCATGAATTGTAATTTGGGCCTGTCAGGCTTGGCCTTCGTGGGCAATGATGTGGGCGGCTTTGGCGAGAACTGCACCCCCGAGCTTTTTGCTCGCTGGATAGCCATGGGGGCTTTTACTCCTTTCTTCCGAGTTCACAACATCGCCCGGGCCCGTAACCAAGAACCTTGGGCCTTTGGGCCGGAAGTGGAAAGGATCAGCCGTAAGTTCATCCGCCTTCGCTACCAACTCTTGCCCTATATTTATAACCAGTTTTACCGGGCCCATAAAACCGGCCTGCCGGTGATGGCGCCGCTGGTATTGGAGTACCCAGAAGATCCTGTAGCGGCGGCGGTTGAAAACCAGTACTTATTTGGGCCCGACCTGCTAGTGGCGCCCATAACCCAGGCAGGACAGCGAGAGCGAAAAGT of Clostridia bacterium contains these proteins:
- a CDS encoding alpha-glucosidase; its protein translation is MKMVRKHLGRWWRLAEIILEARGRNLSQRPRMGFGPGDLESLGELQSFTADGNLLRLEFGHGKVEMRFYQGGIVNLRLWGRYREEPVPTGAVATLPEPVSVQVSQSDSHLTASFGPHQARIRRQPLSLSFCHQSGSQLWEVEQVGYNQDLMVVFSPLTGEHFYGGGEQAGPLDKRGRYLEFWNTDAFEYHSDQTLHMYCSIPMIIGLETAGAYGLFINHPGASFFDLGSRNPNVMAFGAAQACLDCFFLPGPSIKEVVEKYTSLTGRMPLPPLWSLGFHLSKWSYFPQAKVYQIAKLLRGKKIPADAVFLDIDYMDGFRVFTFDRTSFPEPDQLTTDLYQKGLKLVPIIDPGVKKDPGYPIYREGLEKDYFVKMETGEVFVGRVWPKDTVFPDFCRPEVRAWWAGLTRDFVRRYGLAGIWNDMNEPSEFSNPYGTLPDSACHRLDGREVPHRLVHNIYGLFHNQATFEGLQQANLRQRPFILSRSGFAGVQRYAAVWTGDNRSRFEHLALAIPMNCNLGLSGLAFVGNDVGGFGENCTPELFARWIAMGAFTPFFRVHNIARARNQEPWAFGPEVERISRKFIRLRYQLLPYIYNQFYRAHKTGLPVMAPLVLEYPEDPVAAAVENQYLFGPDLLVAPITQAGQRERKV